One part of the Vicia villosa cultivar HV-30 ecotype Madison, WI linkage group LG6, Vvil1.0, whole genome shotgun sequence genome encodes these proteins:
- the LOC131608855 gene encoding isoliquiritigenin 2'-O-methyltransferase-like codes for MVLGASMVFPEVLNAAIELNLFEIIAKESIDGFMSTFKIATKLPAQHSDLPNGRESMLRMLASYNLLSVSTRANDDGSTMRVYGITSSGKYFVDDENDGGYLGSFTSFMCHALC; via the coding sequence ATGGTTCTAGGTGCCAGTATGGTGTTTCCTGAAGTTCTTAATGCTGCTATTGAACTCAACCTTTTTGAAATCATTGCTAAAGAAAGCATTGATGGATTCATGTCAACCTTCAAAATTGCTACGAAGTTACCGGCTCAACACTCTGACTTGCCAAATGGGCGCGAAAGTATGTTGCGCATGCTTGCTAGCTacaatcttctttctgtttccaCTCGCGCCAATGACGATGGTAGCACTATGAGAGTTTATggaatcacatcttctggaaaatactttgttgatgatgaaaaTGATGGTGGTTATTTGGGCTCTTTCACATCATTTATGTGCCATGCGCTTTGTTAG